In Zingiber officinale cultivar Zhangliang chromosome 6A, Zo_v1.1, whole genome shotgun sequence, a single genomic region encodes these proteins:
- the LOC121998770 gene encoding uncharacterized protein LOC121998770 isoform X2, with the protein MHAEAGLQLPLGFSDGFFHDYSSGHSSYVPFSDEGFLSPRFCVGVEDGSRNMALSVLEYDMGGEGDLFNAPEPILEDPALDPMVNAMSIISGGHVITETIKAADIESTQNDHLSDIYNECKKDLMGKSDTEETISDLLEVKILLAEMVEVPPPSKKINCAEGTILDKSQIEETISELLEVKIPAFETVEVPPPEEANCEEILIHKSASSDCLSSLEWIPSSTRRPEFLDFQGLDFEAALGLKRACSEGDIENLGSKSANSRNTTTACSSFEQLLSIDKTEQRLQKLSRYREKKSKRNFARQIKYACRKALADNQPRIRGRFAKTE; encoded by the exons ATGCATGCGGAGGCCGGGCTTCAGCTGCCTCTGGGCTTCTCGGACGGCTTCTTCCATGACTACAGTAGCGGGCACAGCTCCTACGTGCCGTTCTCCGATGAGGGCTTTCTCTCCCCCCGATTCTGCGTCGGCGTCGAGGATGGTTCGCGCAACATG GCTCTCTCTGTTTTGGAATATGATATGGGaggagaaggagatcttttcaaCGCTCCAGAACCTATCTTGGAAGATCCTGCACTCGATCCTATGGTTAATGCCATGTCCATTATATCAGGTGGACATGTCATCACAGAAACCATCAAGGCTGCAGATATAGAGTCAACCCAAAATGATCATCTGAGTGACATTTACAATGAATGCAAGAAGGACCTTATGGGGAAATCAGATACTGAAGAGACAATTTCTGATCTCCTAGAAGTGAAGATTCTTTTAGCTGAAATGGTTGAGGTTCCCCCACCTTCCAAAAAAATTAATTGTGCAGAAGGAACAATTCTTGATAAGTCGCAGATTGAAGAGACAATTTCTGAACTCCTAGAAGTGAAGATTCCTGCATTCGAAACAGTTGAAGTTCCACCTCCAGAAGAAGCTAATTGTGAAGAAATATTAATTCATAAAAGTGCAAGTTCtgattgtttaagctcattagaatGGATTCCTAGTTCAACTAGGAGACCAGAGTTCCTTGATTTCCAAGGATTGGATTTTGAAGCTGCACTTGGTTTGAAGAGAGCATGCAGCGAAGGAGATATAGAG AATCTTGGCAGTAAAAGTGCCAACTCAAGAAATACAACCACTGCATGCTCTTCATTTGAGCAACTCCTTTCCATCGATAAGACAGAACAGCGACTACAAAAACTTTCCAGATACAGGGAGAAGAAGAGTAAGAGAAACTTTGCCAGACAAATAAAG
- the LOC121998770 gene encoding uncharacterized protein LOC121998770 isoform X3 yields MHAEAGLQLPLGFSDGFFHDYSSGHSSYVPFSDEGFLSPRFCVGVEDGSRNMANMVQALSVLEYDMGGEGDLFNAPEPILEDPALDPMVNAMSIISGGHVITETIKAADIESTQNDHLSDIYNECKKDLMGKSDTEETISDLLEVKILLAEMVEVPPPSKKINCAEGTILDKSQIEETISELLEVKIPAFETVEVPPPEEANCEEILIHKSASSDCLSSLEWIPSSTRRPEFLDFQGLDFEAALGLKRACSEGDIENLGSKSANSRNTTTACSSFEQLLSIDKTEQRLQKLSRYREKKSKRNFARQIKVATANFKRNRA; encoded by the exons ATGCATGCGGAGGCCGGGCTTCAGCTGCCTCTGGGCTTCTCGGACGGCTTCTTCCATGACTACAGTAGCGGGCACAGCTCCTACGTGCCGTTCTCCGATGAGGGCTTTCTCTCCCCCCGATTCTGCGTCGGCGTCGAGGATGGTTCGCGCAACATG GCCAATATGGTACAGGCTCTCTCTGTTTTGGAATATGATATGGGaggagaaggagatcttttcaaCGCTCCAGAACCTATCTTGGAAGATCCTGCACTCGATCCTATGGTTAATGCCATGTCCATTATATCAGGTGGACATGTCATCACAGAAACCATCAAGGCTGCAGATATAGAGTCAACCCAAAATGATCATCTGAGTGACATTTACAATGAATGCAAGAAGGACCTTATGGGGAAATCAGATACTGAAGAGACAATTTCTGATCTCCTAGAAGTGAAGATTCTTTTAGCTGAAATGGTTGAGGTTCCCCCACCTTCCAAAAAAATTAATTGTGCAGAAGGAACAATTCTTGATAAGTCGCAGATTGAAGAGACAATTTCTGAACTCCTAGAAGTGAAGATTCCTGCATTCGAAACAGTTGAAGTTCCACCTCCAGAAGAAGCTAATTGTGAAGAAATATTAATTCATAAAAGTGCAAGTTCtgattgtttaagctcattagaatGGATTCCTAGTTCAACTAGGAGACCAGAGTTCCTTGATTTCCAAGGATTGGATTTTGAAGCTGCACTTGGTTTGAAGAGAGCATGCAGCGAAGGAGATATAGAG AATCTTGGCAGTAAAAGTGCCAACTCAAGAAATACAACCACTGCATGCTCTTCATTTGAGCAACTCCTTTCCATCGATAAGACAGAACAGCGACTACAAAAACTTTCCAGATACAGGGAGAAGAAGAGTAAGAGAAACTTTGCCAGACAAATAAAG
- the LOC121998770 gene encoding uncharacterized protein LOC121998770 isoform X4 has protein sequence MHAEAGLQLPLGFSDGFFHDYSSGHSSYVPFSDEGFLSPRFCVGVEDGSRNMANMVQALSVLEYDMGGEGDLFNAPEPILEDPALDPMVNAMSIISGGHVITETIKAADIESTQNDHLSDIYNECKKDLMGKSDTEETISDLLEVKILLAEMVEVPPPSKKINCAEGTILDKSQIEETISELLEVKIPAFETVEVPPPEEANCEEILIHKSASSDCLSSLEWIPSSTRRPEFLDFQGLDFEAALGLKRACSEGDIENLGSKSANSRNTTTACSSFEQLLSIDKTEQRLQKLSRYREKKSKRNFARQIKGRR, from the exons ATGCATGCGGAGGCCGGGCTTCAGCTGCCTCTGGGCTTCTCGGACGGCTTCTTCCATGACTACAGTAGCGGGCACAGCTCCTACGTGCCGTTCTCCGATGAGGGCTTTCTCTCCCCCCGATTCTGCGTCGGCGTCGAGGATGGTTCGCGCAACATG GCCAATATGGTACAGGCTCTCTCTGTTTTGGAATATGATATGGGaggagaaggagatcttttcaaCGCTCCAGAACCTATCTTGGAAGATCCTGCACTCGATCCTATGGTTAATGCCATGTCCATTATATCAGGTGGACATGTCATCACAGAAACCATCAAGGCTGCAGATATAGAGTCAACCCAAAATGATCATCTGAGTGACATTTACAATGAATGCAAGAAGGACCTTATGGGGAAATCAGATACTGAAGAGACAATTTCTGATCTCCTAGAAGTGAAGATTCTTTTAGCTGAAATGGTTGAGGTTCCCCCACCTTCCAAAAAAATTAATTGTGCAGAAGGAACAATTCTTGATAAGTCGCAGATTGAAGAGACAATTTCTGAACTCCTAGAAGTGAAGATTCCTGCATTCGAAACAGTTGAAGTTCCACCTCCAGAAGAAGCTAATTGTGAAGAAATATTAATTCATAAAAGTGCAAGTTCtgattgtttaagctcattagaatGGATTCCTAGTTCAACTAGGAGACCAGAGTTCCTTGATTTCCAAGGATTGGATTTTGAAGCTGCACTTGGTTTGAAGAGAGCATGCAGCGAAGGAGATATAGAG AATCTTGGCAGTAAAAGTGCCAACTCAAGAAATACAACCACTGCATGCTCTTCATTTGAGCAACTCCTTTCCATCGATAAGACAGAACAGCGACTACAAAAACTTTCCAGATACAGGGAGAAGAAGAGTAAGAGAAACTTTGCCAGACAAATAAAG
- the LOC121998770 gene encoding uncharacterized protein LOC121998770 isoform X1, which translates to MHAEAGLQLPLGFSDGFFHDYSSGHSSYVPFSDEGFLSPRFCVGVEDGSRNMANMVQALSVLEYDMGGEGDLFNAPEPILEDPALDPMVNAMSIISGGHVITETIKAADIESTQNDHLSDIYNECKKDLMGKSDTEETISDLLEVKILLAEMVEVPPPSKKINCAEGTILDKSQIEETISELLEVKIPAFETVEVPPPEEANCEEILIHKSASSDCLSSLEWIPSSTRRPEFLDFQGLDFEAALGLKRACSEGDIENLGSKSANSRNTTTACSSFEQLLSIDKTEQRLQKLSRYREKKSKRNFARQIKYACRKALADNQPRIRGRFAKTE; encoded by the exons ATGCATGCGGAGGCCGGGCTTCAGCTGCCTCTGGGCTTCTCGGACGGCTTCTTCCATGACTACAGTAGCGGGCACAGCTCCTACGTGCCGTTCTCCGATGAGGGCTTTCTCTCCCCCCGATTCTGCGTCGGCGTCGAGGATGGTTCGCGCAACATG GCCAATATGGTACAGGCTCTCTCTGTTTTGGAATATGATATGGGaggagaaggagatcttttcaaCGCTCCAGAACCTATCTTGGAAGATCCTGCACTCGATCCTATGGTTAATGCCATGTCCATTATATCAGGTGGACATGTCATCACAGAAACCATCAAGGCTGCAGATATAGAGTCAACCCAAAATGATCATCTGAGTGACATTTACAATGAATGCAAGAAGGACCTTATGGGGAAATCAGATACTGAAGAGACAATTTCTGATCTCCTAGAAGTGAAGATTCTTTTAGCTGAAATGGTTGAGGTTCCCCCACCTTCCAAAAAAATTAATTGTGCAGAAGGAACAATTCTTGATAAGTCGCAGATTGAAGAGACAATTTCTGAACTCCTAGAAGTGAAGATTCCTGCATTCGAAACAGTTGAAGTTCCACCTCCAGAAGAAGCTAATTGTGAAGAAATATTAATTCATAAAAGTGCAAGTTCtgattgtttaagctcattagaatGGATTCCTAGTTCAACTAGGAGACCAGAGTTCCTTGATTTCCAAGGATTGGATTTTGAAGCTGCACTTGGTTTGAAGAGAGCATGCAGCGAAGGAGATATAGAG AATCTTGGCAGTAAAAGTGCCAACTCAAGAAATACAACCACTGCATGCTCTTCATTTGAGCAACTCCTTTCCATCGATAAGACAGAACAGCGACTACAAAAACTTTCCAGATACAGGGAGAAGAAGAGTAAGAGAAACTTTGCCAGACAAATAAAG